AGTATAGACCGTCATACGACGCTGCATCTTGAGCGTAGGACTGTCATACCAAACTTTCTGCACATTGCCATGAGGCACCTCATTGACGGTGTAGAGGTCACCACAGTCGCCTTTCTTGTCAGACAAGATAAAAATATTGGTTTCCGAAGTGATGTCACGAGTGATATAGACGCTTCCAGGATCCACAATCTTCACACCATCCAAGATGAGATTATAAGAATAAAGCTCAGGAGAAAGATTAGTGCTGGTAAAGCTCCATACTCCTTTGTCATCCTTCACCAAGTCTGCCACTCCCGGTGCATCATACTTTCCCACAGGGGTATCAATCTGCTTGGTAGGCAAGAAGTCGCCCGTAATCTGCACTTTCTGTGCATTGGGAGCCTTGAGACGGAAGGTTACTGTATGGTTGGCGTTTACCTCTGGAGATACCACAGGTACGTTGTCGAACAAAGCTTGCTGTGCAAAGCTGCTCATGCTCAAGAGCAAGGCTGTTGCCAAAAATGTTATCTTTTTCATTATGATGTTGCTTGAAATTACTTAAAGATTTTCTGGGCAAACTCACCCAGGTAGATGCGCCAGTTGCGCCAGATATGACCGCCATCGGTCTCCATATAGGTGAACGGATAATGGTTCTTGGTCAGTTTCTCTCTAAAGGCGGTATTGTCCTTAAACAGGAAGTCGGTGTTGCCGATACCAATCCAGAAGAGCTTTGGCTTGGCAGCAAACAAGTCTGCCAACTTCTTGTCGAAGTTATCATAGATGTACTCGTTGGCGCCACCACTTCTTTGTTCCTTGCCAATGGCTGCCGAGAAGAGCCCCACATAACCAAAGGTCTTAGGATTGTTGATGGAAATATAGAGGGAATGGAATCCACCCATAGACAAACCTGCTATGGCACGGTTCTGACTATTTGCCAAAGTGCGATAACGGGCATCCACAAACTTCACTACCTCAGGGAAAGATACCTCGAAAGAGCCCTCCATGGTCTTAGGCAATCCCAATGTAGGAACTATCAGATTATCCGAAGTCTGTCCTGGAGCTGCCTCCTGAGAGATATTGCCATTGGTCATGACGACGATCATTGGCTTCGCCTTGCCTTGCGCAATGAGGTTATCGAGGATTTGCGAAGCACGTCCCAAATCCATCCACGCTTCCTCGTCGCCACCGATGCCATGCAAGAGATAAAGCACAGGATATTTCTGCTTGCTGGTCTCATAACCTGCGGGAGTATATACTGTCATACGACGAGTAAGGCCAGCTTTGGCATCATCATACCAGACCTTTGATACGGTTCCATGCGCTACCTTGTTGACCTTGTAGAGATCTGCCTTTCCCCCACCTATCAAGAAATAGTTGGAAACGTTGGCGATGTCACGCACGGTATAGACGTTGAGATGGTCGGTAACACTGGCGCCATCCACCATCATTGTATAGCTATAAAGCTCTGGTGCCAAAGGAGCAGTGGTTGTAAAAGACCACACACCCTTCTCATCCTTCTTCAAATCGGCTACTCCAGGCATATCATACTTACCCATCGGGGTATCAACTTTCTTAGTTGGCAAGAAGTCACCTGTTATCTGTACTTTATGTGCCTCTGGTGCCATGCAGCGGAAAGTAACGGTCTTGTCTGCATGAATCTCAGGAGATAGAGGCATCTGTCCTCCGAACAAGGCTTGCTGTCCGAAGGCAGATCCACCAATCGCACACAATGTTATTGCTAATATCGAAAATCTTTTCATTGGATATAACGTTTTACTTTTTATATTAATTACCAAAACTCTATTATCTTTTTCAATAACTGTTGATTATTCAAAAACTATTGCTTGATTAAAGGTATCTACCTTCCTATTCAAGGCTTTACTTGGCGATGGCAGCAAACTTAATCTTAAATGATCCTTTACCAGCCGCTCCATCTACACCACTCTGGGTTTCAAGGTCAGCGCCCTCGAATGAGAATAAGTCTTGTCCCTCTGCATCCTTAACGGTAGAGATGATGATCTTACCTGCCGTGATGTATTGCGCGACACCAGCCTCATCCACGAAGTAACTACCACCCATGAAACCGTATTGAGGGAAAGCATAACCATTGCCCATCAACCAAGGCTCTGAAGCATTCCCTTGAATGGTATATTCACCAGCCAAGTCTGTATGACCGAGCTGATTGGCATTCACGGCTTCCAGATAAGCAGCAGGCTGACCTGCTGGATTTTTGATAGAGATGATATACTTGGTAGCATTAGGATTCACGACGACAGGAGCACCCGTTGACCAATCGACAATCTGAGTTGGAGCGATAGTAAGAGTATAGCCCGATGCCTCTGGGTCATCCTGTCCCACGACGAAGGCAAGCTCTCCTACATAATTCAACTTCACTCGCTGACCGGCGGCATTGGCAAACAAACCGTTCAAGTAATACTTGCCCCCAATAAGAGATACGTCGATGTCGCCACTCTTCATTGCCTCACCATTCACCTTGACCATACAAGTTTTGTTAGCCACGGTCTCAGCTACGGTATAAGAGGCAGCGGGAAGAATCCACTCGGTACTACCAAAACTAATCTGAATGGCAGTTCCCTTTACATCTTTTATATCTACATTGAGCGCCTTCAAGCCTTTCTTTAACTTAGTGGTAGGCTGCACGGTAGCCTCTTGCGATGTATAATTCTGCATATCTGCATATACTCCCTGCATACCATCAAGAGCATCGTTATCGCAGGCTGTGAAACACAGCCCTGCAATAAACAGACTTAATATTGAACCTATATATTTTTTCATATCAATATCATTTAAATATCAGTTAATTAGAAGATTACCATCCCGTATTCTGCTGGATATTAGGATTCAATTCTCTTTCCTTCAAAGGAATAGGAAGCAACATGTGCTTGTCTTGGAATCCGAAAGTAGAATTGGAGAAATCCCAACTTACGCCCTTGGAAGAGTAGTTAGGAATTTCCTTACCCTGTGAAGCCAAGGCTTTCTTGGCATCACCCCAACGTACCAAGTCCTGGAATCGGGTACTTTCCAGACAGAGTTCCAAGCGCTTCTCCGTCTTGATGTCGTCCAAGGTAACGCTAGTCAATGGAGTTTCCTTGGCGCGAATACGAATCTCATTGATGTCTCTCAGCGCTACGTCTGTGTTGCCAGCCTCCAGGTTTGCCTCGGCAGCCAGGAGGAGAACTTCGGCATAACGCATAATCTTTCGGTCGGTATATTGAAATCCCTGGAACCAGGAGGCATCCATGATGTTGTCACTCTTCAATAAGCGGTTCTTAAAGAAGAGGTATCCTTCACATCCATAGATGTTCTGACCAGGATTCAACTTCACACCGTATGCTGCTATCTGATTACTGTTGAGCAGGGTCTTCTGCAAACGATATCCATTCTTGCCCTCTGCTTTTACAAATGCATCATAGAGAGACTTGCGAGGGTTCAAGAAGCCGTAGGTTCCCTGAGCAACTTCGTCGGCAGCCTTGCCTTCGAGCGTCATATTGCCAGTACGCCATCCTTGCATCAGGAAGGTCATGTCCATCTGGGACCAAGTCTGCTCCTGGTCGTTACGCCACTGCAATTCGAGCATAGACTCACAGTTGTTGTTGTTGACGGCATGAAACTGCATGTCATAGTCGCCACGGAAGAGGTCGTACTTCTTGGAATCCACCACCTCATTGAGTACGGATGCAGCCTCCTGATACTTCTTCTGGAAGAGATAAGCCTTGCCCAAATAAGCCTTTGCCACTTCCTGGGTAACACGCATACCCGTCTCCTGATCGTCCTTGTTCTTCTTGGAAGGCAAGGCATTCATACCGATAGCCTCTTTCAAGTCTGCCTCCACAACAGCCCAAAGTGCCTCTGGAGTACTGTTTGGCTGACGGTACTCATCTGTAGCCAAGAGATGATCTACCAATGGAGCTGTACCCCAAAGAGTAACCAGCTCGAAGTTAGCCCAAGCACGGAAGAAATAAGCCTCGGCTATGGCACGTTTCTTGACTTCCGTATCATTAGCCACCTTCTCTATGACGAGGTTTGACTGATAGATGACACCATAGAGGCCCGAGAACAGGCCCTCGATATTACCGTTGCTAGAATCGAAGGTATATTCATTCAACTGCTCGTATGAGTTGTTGTCGCCACGATTACCACCGCCACACCAAGCATCATCCGAAAGCATATTCTTGGTAAAGAACCAAGTATAATACAATCCCTTCACACGGCTATACATGGCAGCCACCGCCTGCTCGGTCTGCTCATTGGTCTTGTAGAAATCATCCTGACCACCCATATTGCCATGCTTTGCTATATCGAGTCTGTCTTCACAACCGGCAAATAACACTGCCACAACGAGAAGCAGACTATATATGATATTCTTTTTCATAATTTCCTAATGTTATTATATATAGAATATGTATTGTTAGTTATATGAACCTCCAGACCTTAGAACTCCAAGTTGAAGCCCATCACTACCTTCCTTGAGGTTGGATAACCGCCTTTGTCGATACCCATACCCACTACACTATTGGTAGAAACCTCAGGGTCGAAGCCTGGGTACTTGGTGATGGTGAAGAAGTCATCGAGAGACACATAGAGGCGCAAGTTGCTGATTGCTACCTTCTTGAGAAGAGTCTTCGGCAAACTGTAGCCCAACTGAATCTGCTTAATCTTGAAATAAGATCCATCATATACCATTGCGCTGGATGTAGCATACTTGTCCATATTGTTGGCACCAGCACGTGGCTTGCTACCATTAGGATTGCTCTCCGTCCAACGGTCGTCATAGAAGAGTTCCTTCATCTTGTTGACCATAGGGTAGTCGGTACGGTTGATACAGTTGAATATCTTGTTGCCTGATGCACCAGAACCAAATACTGCCAAGTCGAAACCTTTGTAAGCTGCGGTCAAGGTGATACCATAGGTGAAGTCTGGAATGGCACTACCCAAGTCCATCTTGTCATCATCGGTCAAATCACCACTATCGTTCAGGTCGGCAAAAGTTGGATCGCCCGTCTTTGGGTCTATGCCTGTAAACTGATAGCCGCGGAAGTAATACACAGGATAGCCCTTCTCGAAGTATGTGAGAGGCACATTCATAAAGGTAGTACCCTGCAAACGAGTCAAGGATGGGTCGAGATAAGTAACCTCGTTCTTCAAGGTAGCGAGGTTGCCACGTACACTGTAGCTGAAATCACCGATGTTGTCTCTCCAACCGAGTTCAAACTCGAATCCCTTGTTGCTTACGTTACCAGCATTGATAGGGGATGTAGTGCCGCCGATAACCAAAGATGGAGTGGTACCACCCACGAGCAAGTCCTTGGTCTTCTTCACGAAATAGTCCATGCTGAAGTTCATTCTGCCAGCAAAGAGGAGCGCATCAATACCCAAGTCGGTCTGCTCTGATGTTTCCCACTTCAGTTTATCGTTACCCATACTAGATGGACTAACAGACGTTGTATAATTATTACCAGAAACTAACGGATAAATGCTACCCTGCGCCATATCGGTGCTGTAGGCATAGCCACTCAAGGAAGCCAAGCTACCATTCTGGCCCCAGCTGGCACGCAATTTCAAACTAGCCACAACATCTCTTAAAGGCTCGAAGAACTTTTCCTCAGAAATGGTCCAACCTCCAGACACAGCTGGGAAATATCCCCAACGATTGGTAGCTGGAAGCTTAGATAAGTCGGCAGCATCTGCACGGAGGGAAGCCTGCAGATAATAACGATTTTTATAATCGTAACTCAAACGACCAAAGTAAGAATACTTGGCTGAGCGAGTTTTCTCACCACCTACAGACTTGGTAGCAGAAGCGGATGCGAAATTCAGATAGTAGAACAATGGATTGTTTTTCTTGACAGCGTCTTCACCATTAGCCTGCAAACCACCCTGCACGAAATCGTAGGTAGATTCCTGGAAAGACATACCAACCATGGCATTCACGGTATGGTCACCAAACTTCTTCATATAGTTGGCAAAGTTTTCCCATTGATAATAGATAGAGGTAGAAGAAGATGCACTCTGATCTACATAATCACGGCTTTGCGTTGCATTTCCATAGAAAGGAAGTGAAGTGGAAGAACTGCGAGTACCCGACAAACGGTAACCAAAGCGAGAAGTAAGCACAAGATCCTTGATAGGCTTGAAATCTGCATAAATGGAACCATTCACATTGAATCCACTGTTGCGAGATATGCCATTGTCACGCATCACGAATGGGTTGAACTGCTCACCTGCATAGAAAGCAGACACACCATAGTAGTTACCAGCCGCATTGGTCAAGAGATGCTTTCCGCTTGCCAAGGCACTAGCAACATGAGCAGGCAAGTTTCCACCCTCGTATGCAACGGGGGTCAATGGATCCATAGAAAGCACAGCTGCCATCATAGAACCATACTCAGAACCCTCAGAAACAGAACGGGCGTTATATTTTTCAATCTGGTTAGTAGTGCCCACCTTCAACCATGGCTTGATCTGATATTCAGCATTGATGGTAGCGGTGAGACGACGATAGAGATCATTATTACCTCTTACCATACCATCATTGTCAAGATAAGTAAGCGAAAGATAGTAGTTGCCATTTTGGTTACCACCCGTAAAGCCCAGGTTGTGCTTCTGCATCTTACCCTTACCATAGATGGCATCTACCCAGGAGGTATTGGTTGTTCCATCCCAATTCTTCAGGAGATAATCCTCGGTAAAGGTCTTACCTTCTTTCATATATTGGATATATTCTTCGGCATTGAGCAACTTAGGCTTTTTAGCAAGCGATTCGATGGCATATTGGAAATCATATGTTATCTTTCCACTACCCA
This is a stretch of genomic DNA from Segatella hominis. It encodes these proteins:
- a CDS encoding esterase; translation: MKRFSILAITLCAIGGSAFGQQALFGGQMPLSPEIHADKTVTFRCMAPEAHKVQITGDFLPTKKVDTPMGKYDMPGVADLKKDEKGVWSFTTTAPLAPELYSYTMMVDGASVTDHLNVYTVRDIANVSNYFLIGGGKADLYKVNKVAHGTVSKVWYDDAKAGLTRRMTVYTPAGYETSKQKYPVLYLLHGIGGDEEAWMDLGRASQILDNLIAQGKAKPMIVVMTNGNISQEAAPGQTSDNLIVPTLGLPKTMEGSFEVSFPEVVKFVDARYRTLANSQNRAIAGLSMGGFHSLYISINNPKTFGYVGLFSAAIGKEQRSGGANEYIYDNFDKKLADLFAAKPKLFWIGIGNTDFLFKDNTAFREKLTKNHYPFTYMETDGGHIWRNWRIYLGEFAQKIFK
- a CDS encoding RagB/SusD family nutrient uptake outer membrane protein, whose protein sequence is MKKNIIYSLLLVVAVLFAGCEDRLDIAKHGNMGGQDDFYKTNEQTEQAVAAMYSRVKGLYYTWFFTKNMLSDDAWCGGGNRGDNNSYEQLNEYTFDSSNGNIEGLFSGLYGVIYQSNLVIEKVANDTEVKKRAIAEAYFFRAWANFELVTLWGTAPLVDHLLATDEYRQPNSTPEALWAVVEADLKEAIGMNALPSKKNKDDQETGMRVTQEVAKAYLGKAYLFQKKYQEAASVLNEVVDSKKYDLFRGDYDMQFHAVNNNNCESMLELQWRNDQEQTWSQMDMTFLMQGWRTGNMTLEGKAADEVAQGTYGFLNPRKSLYDAFVKAEGKNGYRLQKTLLNSNQIAAYGVKLNPGQNIYGCEGYLFFKNRLLKSDNIMDASWFQGFQYTDRKIMRYAEVLLLAAEANLEAGNTDVALRDINEIRIRAKETPLTSVTLDDIKTEKRLELCLESTRFQDLVRWGDAKKALASQGKEIPNYSSKGVSWDFSNSTFGFQDKHMLLPIPLKERELNPNIQQNTGW
- a CDS encoding SusC/RagA family TonB-linked outer membrane protein — protein: MNDYRRFLTFVFLLMISGSAALAQELMKVAGLVVDQNADPLIGVTVRVQGDNKGGTVTDMDGNFTIQVQKGKTLVFSYLGYKNKEVLANSSRLKITLNEDNKVLDDVVVVGYGVQKKSSVTGAISQVKKEDMENRTITNAKSALQGKTAGVQIVSSSARPGASPTVRIRGFSSNGSSDPLYVVDGVRLGDISGIDPNDIASMEVLKDAASAAIYGAEAGNGVVLITTKKGTVGSGKITYDFQYAIESLAKKPKLLNAEEYIQYMKEGKTFTEDYLLKNWDGTTNTSWVDAIYGKGKMQKHNLGFTGGNQNGNYYLSLTYLDNDGMVRGNNDLYRRLTATINAEYQIKPWLKVGTTNQIEKYNARSVSEGSEYGSMMAAVLSMDPLTPVAYEGGNLPAHVASALASGKHLLTNAAGNYYGVSAFYAGEQFNPFVMRDNGISRNSGFNVNGSIYADFKPIKDLVLTSRFGYRLSGTRSSSTSLPFYGNATQSRDYVDQSASSSTSIYYQWENFANYMKKFGDHTVNAMVGMSFQESTYDFVQGGLQANGEDAVKKNNPLFYYLNFASASATKSVGGEKTRSAKYSYFGRLSYDYKNRYYLQASLRADAADLSKLPATNRWGYFPAVSGGWTISEEKFFEPLRDVVASLKLRASWGQNGSLASLSGYAYSTDMAQGSIYPLVSGNNYTTSVSPSSMGNDKLKWETSEQTDLGIDALLFAGRMNFSMDYFVKKTKDLLVGGTTPSLVIGGTTSPINAGNVSNKGFEFELGWRDNIGDFSYSVRGNLATLKNEVTYLDPSLTRLQGTTFMNVPLTYFEKGYPVYYFRGYQFTGIDPKTGDPTFADLNDSGDLTDDDKMDLGSAIPDFTYGITLTAAYKGFDLAVFGSGASGNKIFNCINRTDYPMVNKMKELFYDDRWTESNPNGSKPRAGANNMDKYATSSAMVYDGSYFKIKQIQLGYSLPKTLLKKVAISNLRLYVSLDDFFTITKYPGFDPEVSTNSVVGMGIDKGGYPTSRKVVMGFNLEF